The following proteins are co-located in the Microbulbifer sp. VAAF005 genome:
- the metF gene encoding methylenetetrahydrofolate reductase [NAD(P)H], giving the protein MKDSIRISFEFFPPKTPEGREKLYKTREALQAFNPEFFSVTYGAGGTTRETTSSIVTNMRRDGISIAPHLSFGGDNEEAILGLLNDYKEAGINRIVALRGDMPSGMGAVAQLVYANELVAFIRRHTGDQFHLEVAAYPEIHPESNSYDDDIRYLKGKFEAGANSALTQYFYNPDSYFYFIDQCEKAGIDAPIYPGIMPIANFANLVRFSRNCGAEIPRWLVKRMESFRDPEDIRKLGLEVVTDLCETLLEGGAPGLHFYTMNQDAIVTKILKSLKL; this is encoded by the coding sequence ATGAAAGACTCCATTCGCATAAGTTTCGAATTTTTCCCTCCTAAAACGCCAGAGGGTCGCGAAAAGCTATACAAAACTCGCGAAGCGCTCCAGGCATTTAACCCTGAATTCTTTTCTGTTACCTATGGCGCCGGTGGTACCACGAGAGAGACAACGTCGAGTATTGTTACCAATATGCGGCGAGATGGTATTTCAATTGCCCCACATTTGTCGTTTGGTGGTGATAATGAAGAGGCAATACTGGGTTTGTTAAATGATTATAAAGAGGCGGGAATTAATCGAATAGTTGCACTGCGTGGTGATATGCCGTCGGGTATGGGTGCAGTGGCGCAACTGGTTTATGCGAATGAATTAGTCGCCTTTATTCGCCGACATACCGGTGATCAATTTCATCTTGAAGTAGCTGCTTATCCAGAGATCCACCCGGAGTCGAACAGCTATGATGATGATATTCGCTATTTAAAAGGTAAATTTGAGGCAGGTGCTAATAGCGCACTGACTCAATATTTCTATAACCCGGATTCCTATTTTTACTTTATTGATCAGTGTGAAAAAGCGGGTATCGATGCGCCCATTTATCCAGGTATTATGCCGATAGCTAATTTTGCCAACCTTGTGCGTTTCTCTCGCAATTGTGGTGCGGAAATTCCGAGGTGGTTGGTTAAACGCATGGAAAGCTTCCGTGATCCTGAAGACATTCGAAAGCTTGGATTAGAGGTTGTTACCGACCTCTGCGAGACCTTATTAGAGGGAGGTGCACCGGGTTTACATTTTTACACAATGAATCAGGATGCAATCGTTACTAAGATTTTAAAAAGCCTCAAGCTTTAA